The following coding sequences are from one Streptomyces angustmyceticus window:
- a CDS encoding flavin monoamine oxidase family protein, whose product MNHDVIVLGAGLAGLAAARDLSAAGADVLVLEARDRVGGRVEQAVLPDGRLVQLGGEVVGRAHTAYLALAAELGLSLVPSYVAEPGRMARATAEGVSAGDPPHWFGPGDEICHRKVTDAFVALARTVDPEDPWSHPHAATLDRLSVGAWLRGEGASPAVVRLWEIGQLALASGSYERTSLLSALRKHAAVPGDDPYAYEDWEGLRVAEGSATVALRMAAGLGRRVRLEAVVEEVAVRPGGCRVRLAGGETLTADAVVSALPVGPLRSVALTGVSEARIASLHRQRQAVAAKFAVAYDTPFWRGADLNGLSECEGVLGSTWPQSEAILSALIPPERYGVLLGMPAPVRDHELLADIARLYGAEAFQPFTSYLRLWGTDPWTQGYVTQWNPGDVMAVGPLHGAHEPPFYVCGSDQWVAGYMEGAVRTGRDAAREVLRHG is encoded by the coding sequence ATGAACCACGATGTCATCGTGCTCGGTGCCGGCCTCGCCGGGCTCGCCGCGGCGCGGGACCTGAGCGCGGCCGGCGCCGACGTCCTCGTCCTGGAGGCCCGCGACCGGGTCGGCGGACGCGTCGAGCAGGCCGTGCTGCCCGACGGCCGGCTGGTCCAGCTCGGCGGCGAGGTGGTGGGCCGGGCCCACACCGCCTACCTCGCGCTCGCCGCCGAGCTGGGCCTGTCCCTCGTCCCCAGCTATGTCGCCGAGCCCGGCCGGATGGCGCGGGCCACCGCGGAGGGGGTCTCGGCCGGCGACCCGCCGCACTGGTTCGGCCCCGGCGACGAGATCTGCCACCGCAAGGTGACCGACGCCTTCGTCGCGCTGGCCCGGACCGTGGACCCCGAGGACCCGTGGTCCCATCCGCACGCCGCGACCCTCGACCGGCTGTCGGTCGGCGCCTGGCTGCGCGGCGAGGGCGCGAGCCCGGCCGTCGTACGGCTCTGGGAGATCGGCCAACTCGCCCTGGCCAGCGGCTCCTACGAGCGCACCTCGCTGCTCTCCGCGCTGCGCAAGCACGCCGCGGTCCCCGGCGACGACCCCTACGCCTACGAGGACTGGGAGGGGCTGCGGGTGGCCGAGGGCTCGGCGACGGTGGCGCTGCGCATGGCCGCCGGACTCGGCCGGCGCGTCCGGCTCGAAGCGGTCGTCGAGGAGGTGGCGGTGCGCCCGGGAGGCTGCCGGGTGCGGCTGGCGGGCGGGGAGACCCTGACGGCCGACGCCGTGGTCAGCGCCCTGCCGGTCGGCCCGCTCCGCTCGGTCGCCCTCACCGGCGTCTCCGAGGCCCGCATCGCCTCGCTGCACCGCCAACGGCAGGCCGTCGCGGCCAAGTTCGCCGTGGCCTACGACACCCCCTTCTGGCGCGGCGCGGACCTCAACGGCCTCTCCGAGTGCGAAGGCGTGCTCGGCAGCACCTGGCCGCAGAGCGAGGCCATCCTCTCCGCGCTGATCCCGCCGGAGCGCTACGGCGTCCTGCTGGGCATGCCCGCCCCGGTCCGGGACCACGAGCTGCTCGCGGACATCGCCCGGCTCTACGGCGCCGAGGCCTTCCAGCCGTTCACCTCGTACCTGCGGCTGTGGGGCACCGATCCGTGGACCCAGGGGTACGTCACGCAGTGGAACCCCGGCGACGTGATGGCCGTCGGGCCGCTGCACGGGGCGCACGAACCGCCCTTCTACGTCTGCGGGTCCGACCAGTGGGTGGCCGGCTACATGGAGGGCGCGGTGCGCACCGGCCGCGACGCGGCGCGGGAGGTGCTCCGCCATGGCTGA
- a CDS encoding aminobutyraldehyde dehydrogenase gives MAEHAVSAPVRNHIAGADRPAATGATTDLVDPATGAVHGSAARSGPSDTDAACAAAETALARWSPATPAARQRALLRIADAVEAHAEALVAAEVGDTGKPPELFRTEELSAVVDTFRYFAGAARGLPGAAAAEYAEGRTSVQRREPVGVCAQITPWNYPLMMAAWKVAPALAAGNTVVLKPADTTPSSTALLARIAAEHLPPGVLNVVCGDRDTGRSLTTHPVPRLVAVTGSVRAGREIAATAAADLKRVHLELGGNAPVLVHEDVDAECAAAELAAVAFYNAGQDCTAPTRFLVHHRRYDAFVTAFARAARTLRTGPPDDPSADYGPLNNAAQLASVHGLLSRLPDHAEVVTGGTAPERPGWFHSPTVVAGVRQDDEIAQEEIFGPVVTVQPFTDEAEALRLANGVRFGLAASVWTADHARAMRATRALHTGIVWVNTHGTTVSEMPHGGVKHSGYGSDLSLAGLLDYTQVKHVML, from the coding sequence ATGGCTGAGCACGCCGTGTCCGCCCCGGTCCGCAACCACATCGCCGGGGCGGACCGCCCGGCGGCCACCGGCGCGACCACGGACCTGGTCGACCCCGCCACCGGCGCGGTGCACGGCAGCGCCGCGCGCTCCGGCCCGTCCGACACCGACGCGGCCTGCGCCGCCGCCGAGACCGCCCTCGCCCGCTGGTCGCCGGCCACCCCCGCCGCGCGGCAGCGGGCGCTGCTGCGGATCGCCGACGCGGTCGAGGCGCACGCCGAGGCGCTGGTGGCCGCCGAGGTCGGGGACACCGGCAAGCCGCCGGAGCTGTTCCGGACCGAGGAACTGTCCGCCGTCGTCGACACCTTCCGCTACTTCGCGGGGGCGGCGCGCGGTCTGCCGGGGGCGGCCGCCGCCGAGTACGCCGAGGGCCGCACCTCGGTGCAGCGCCGCGAACCGGTCGGCGTCTGCGCCCAGATCACCCCCTGGAACTATCCGCTGATGATGGCCGCCTGGAAGGTCGCCCCGGCGCTCGCGGCGGGCAACACCGTCGTCCTCAAGCCCGCCGACACCACCCCGTCCTCCACCGCGCTGCTCGCCCGGATCGCCGCGGAGCACCTGCCGCCCGGCGTGCTCAACGTGGTCTGCGGGGACCGCGACACCGGGCGGTCGCTGACCACCCACCCGGTGCCCCGGCTCGTCGCCGTCACCGGCAGCGTCCGCGCCGGGCGGGAGATCGCCGCCACCGCCGCGGCGGACCTGAAGCGGGTGCACCTGGAGCTGGGCGGCAACGCCCCGGTCCTCGTCCACGAGGACGTGGACGCCGAGTGCGCCGCGGCCGAGCTCGCGGCCGTGGCGTTCTACAACGCCGGCCAGGACTGCACCGCGCCCACCCGGTTCCTGGTGCACCACCGACGCTACGACGCTTTCGTGACCGCGTTCGCCCGGGCGGCGCGCACGCTGCGGACCGGGCCGCCCGACGATCCGTCGGCCGACTACGGACCACTCAACAACGCGGCCCAACTCGCCTCCGTACATGGCTTGTTGAGCCGCCTGCCGGATCACGCCGAGGTGGTGACGGGGGGTACGGCGCCGGAGCGGCCCGGCTGGTTCCACTCCCCCACCGTCGTCGCCGGGGTGCGCCAGGACGATGAGATCGCGCAGGAGGAGATCTTCGGACCGGTCGTCACGGTGCAGCCGTTCACCGACGAGGCCGAGGCCCTCCGGCTGGCGAACGGGGTCCGGTTCGGGCTGGCGGCGAGCGTGTGGACCGCCGACCACGCGCGCGCCATGCGGGCCACCCGCGCCCTGCACACCGGCATCGTCTGGGTGAACACCCATGGCACGACGGTGTCGGAGATGCCGCACGGCGGCGTCAAGCACTCCGGCTACGGCAGCGACCTGTCCCTCGCGGGCCTGCTGGACTACACCCAGGTCAAGCACGTCATGCTGTGA
- a CDS encoding DMT family transporter gives MAVLFALLAAASNALATVLQRRAARTVPLSAGLRLGLLVDLLHRAVWLGGMLAVVAAACFQALALSQGALSVVQPLFVLELPLALLFGKVILGGRISRAGWTGVALLVVGLGCALAAAAPTIGTTHAPFARWVPALVVCAVVIAAAVGAALRRGAGGVRAACFAGATAVAYALTAALMKDATHAWQTGGPAGFFTTWQTYGFAAVGVLALFLLENAMQSGPLTASQPVLTLGDALVSLSLGVTLFDERVRTGWWLLPECLGIALVLWGAVLLSRVALARDLTGAQDAVPEAAHDAGAEPGTADT, from the coding sequence GTGGCCGTACTGTTCGCACTGCTCGCGGCGGCCAGCAACGCGCTGGCCACGGTGCTGCAGCGCCGCGCGGCCCGTACCGTCCCGCTGTCCGCCGGGCTGCGCCTGGGACTGCTCGTCGATCTGCTGCACCGCGCGGTCTGGCTCGGCGGGATGCTCGCGGTCGTCGCCGCGGCCTGCTTCCAGGCGCTGGCCCTCTCGCAGGGGGCGCTGTCGGTGGTCCAGCCGCTCTTCGTCCTCGAACTCCCCCTCGCCCTGCTCTTCGGCAAGGTCATCCTCGGCGGACGGATCTCCCGCGCGGGATGGACGGGCGTGGCGCTGCTCGTCGTCGGACTCGGCTGCGCCCTCGCCGCCGCCGCGCCCACCATCGGCACCACCCATGCCCCGTTCGCCCGCTGGGTCCCGGCCCTGGTGGTCTGCGCCGTGGTGATCGCCGCGGCGGTCGGCGCGGCGCTCCGGCGGGGCGCGGGCGGCGTACGGGCCGCCTGCTTCGCCGGGGCCACCGCGGTCGCCTACGCGCTCACCGCCGCGCTGATGAAGGACGCCACCCACGCCTGGCAGACCGGCGGCCCCGCCGGGTTCTTCACCACCTGGCAGACCTACGGCTTCGCCGCCGTCGGGGTGCTGGCCCTCTTCCTGCTGGAGAACGCCATGCAGTCGGGCCCGCTGACCGCCTCGCAGCCGGTCCTCACCCTCGGGGACGCGCTGGTGAGCCTGTCGCTGGGCGTCACCCTCTTCGACGAACGGGTACGGACCGGCTGGTGGCTGCTGCCCGAGTGCCTGGGCATCGCGCTCGTCCTGTGGGGCGCCGTGCTGCTCTCCCGGGTCGCGCTCGCCCGTGACCTGACGGGTGCTCAGGACGCCGTGCCCGAGGCCGCCCACGACGCCGGGGCGGAGCCGGGCACGGCGGACACCTGA
- a CDS encoding GntR family transcriptional regulator, protein MPAERTRQHTTPVAAARRRRLRADRARQLADLLRHQVLGGRFPEGVLPPEEVIGAEYGVSRNTVRQALDLLRAEQLVVRRPGVGTVVVGQKYPHALDRLRGLAETLHAHGRVTNEVRTISPVPAPAPVADRLRLPPRGEVLYVERLRRLDGLPLSLDLTYLPMDIGLPLLDADLEHHDVFRLIEESAGQPLGTAEISLEAVNADAHTAAVLEAPRGTAVLMLERLTRLADGSPVDLEFIRFRGDRLTMRGLLHRTL, encoded by the coding sequence ATGCCAGCCGAACGCACCCGCCAGCACACGACGCCGGTCGCCGCGGCGCGCCGTCGCCGGCTCCGCGCCGACCGCGCCCGGCAGCTCGCCGACCTGTTGCGGCACCAGGTGCTCGGGGGCCGCTTCCCCGAGGGCGTGCTGCCGCCCGAGGAGGTGATCGGCGCCGAGTACGGCGTGTCCCGCAACACCGTCCGCCAGGCCCTCGACCTGCTGCGCGCCGAACAGCTCGTGGTGCGCCGGCCGGGGGTGGGCACGGTGGTGGTGGGCCAGAAGTACCCGCATGCGCTGGACCGGTTGAGGGGCCTGGCCGAGACCCTGCACGCGCACGGCCGGGTCACCAACGAGGTGCGCACCATCAGCCCGGTCCCCGCCCCGGCCCCGGTGGCCGACCGGCTGCGGCTCCCGCCGCGCGGCGAGGTGCTCTACGTGGAGCGGCTGCGCCGGCTCGACGGCCTGCCCCTCTCCCTGGACCTCACCTACCTCCCGATGGACATCGGGCTGCCCCTGCTCGACGCCGATCTGGAGCACCACGACGTGTTCCGGCTGATCGAGGAGAGCGCCGGACAGCCGTTGGGCACCGCGGAGATCAGCCTGGAGGCCGTCAACGCCGACGCGCACACGGCCGCCGTCCTGGAGGCGCCGCGCGGCACGGCCGTGCTGATGCTCGAACGCCTCACCCGTCTCGCCGACGGCTCCCCCGTCGACCTGGAGTTCATCCGCTTCCGCGGCGACCGCCTCACCATGCGCGGCCTGCTGCACCGCACGCTCTGA
- a CDS encoding 4Fe-4S dicluster domain-containing protein yields MPLAPQRADVPVTIDESLCIDGCTLCVDMCPLDSLAIDPASNKAYMHVDECWYCGPCAARCPTGAVTVNMPYLLR; encoded by the coding sequence ATGCCTCTTGCGCCGCAACGCGCCGACGTGCCCGTGACCATCGACGAGTCCCTGTGCATCGACGGCTGCACGCTGTGCGTCGACATGTGCCCGCTGGACTCGCTCGCCATCGACCCCGCGAGCAACAAGGCGTACATGCACGTCGACGAGTGCTGGTACTGCGGGCCGTGCGCCGCGCGCTGCCCCACCGGTGCGGTCACGGTGAACATGCCCTACCTGCTGCGATGA
- a CDS encoding fumarate reductase/succinate dehydrogenase flavoprotein subunit has protein sequence MEIPALDDAEELACDVLVIGGGTAGTMAALTAAGHGASVLLLEKAHVRHSGALAMGMDGVNNAVVPGLAEPDDYVAEITRANDGVVDQSTVRQTATRGFAMVQRLESYGVKFEKDEHGAYAVRQVHRSGSYVLPMPEGKDVKKVLYRQLRRREMRERIRIENRVMPVRVLTSGGRAVGAAGFHTRTGRFVTVRAGAVILATGACGRLGLPASGYLYGTYENPTNAGDGYAMAYHAGAELTGIECFQINPLIKDYNGPACAYVANPFGGYQVNRHGERFVESDYWSGRMMAEFAAEVASERGPVYLKLSHLPEESVSALETILHTTERPTRGTFHAGRGHDYRTHDVEMHISEIGLCGGHSASGVRVDDHARTTVPGLYAAGDLACVPHNYMIGAFVFGDLAGADAARHPAYEGELPADQLRAAHELVYRPLRHPDGPPQPQVEYKLRRFVNDYVAPPKSGARLSLAVEHFDRMRADIAGMGARTPHELMRCAEVGFIRDCAEMAARSSLARTESRWGLYHERTDHPRRDDDAWLHHLDLRKSATGAMEFTARPVAPYLVPVDAYTPVGGAPRFLGEVHPERVATAGRRDTPPVGSSTGSGAGTADTGTTHAGTTDEAAPGAGATAARETGTAARPGASPRLLELVALAEDQPDLPTLRPYLTDPDPAVRRAAVDALTESVPPGTGRALATALADPDPAVRAAAGASLRELTEVLTPEPGLRTPLAAALHGPDAVVRSAALEVLRGLRLGDRSLFAAALADPAVEVRLQAVRGLVSLDAPDALRPATADPSREVRVAVAHGLGTVGGPADLAAPLRDEDLLVRAAALAALATTGCPPPYDAAAVVALGDDAWQVRAGAATALAAAAPGLAVSALRSALRDGHADVRRAGVLALRAHSGHEDARRAWATVADDPDADVRAHARLASKE, from the coding sequence ATGGAGATCCCCGCCCTCGACGACGCCGAGGAGCTGGCCTGCGACGTCCTGGTGATCGGCGGCGGCACCGCGGGAACCATGGCGGCGCTCACCGCCGCCGGACACGGCGCCTCGGTCCTGCTGCTGGAGAAGGCCCATGTCCGCCACTCCGGTGCCCTGGCGATGGGCATGGACGGGGTCAACAACGCCGTCGTCCCGGGCCTCGCGGAGCCCGACGACTACGTCGCCGAGATCACCCGCGCCAACGACGGCGTCGTCGACCAGTCGACCGTCCGCCAGACCGCGACCCGCGGCTTCGCGATGGTCCAGCGGCTGGAGTCGTACGGCGTGAAGTTCGAGAAGGACGAGCACGGCGCCTACGCGGTCCGCCAGGTGCACCGCTCCGGCTCGTACGTGCTGCCGATGCCGGAGGGCAAGGACGTCAAGAAGGTGCTCTACCGGCAGTTGCGCCGCCGGGAGATGCGCGAGCGGATCCGCATCGAGAACCGTGTGATGCCGGTGCGGGTGCTGACCTCCGGCGGCCGGGCGGTCGGCGCGGCGGGCTTCCACACCCGCACCGGACGGTTCGTCACCGTCCGGGCCGGCGCGGTGATCCTCGCCACCGGCGCCTGCGGCCGCCTCGGCCTGCCCGCCTCCGGCTACCTCTACGGCACCTACGAGAACCCCACCAACGCGGGCGACGGCTACGCCATGGCATACCACGCGGGCGCCGAGCTGACCGGCATCGAGTGCTTCCAGATCAATCCGCTGATCAAGGACTACAACGGCCCGGCCTGCGCCTATGTCGCCAACCCCTTCGGCGGCTACCAGGTCAACCGGCACGGCGAACGGTTCGTGGAATCCGACTACTGGTCGGGGCGGATGATGGCGGAGTTCGCGGCGGAGGTCGCCTCCGAACGCGGCCCGGTCTACCTGAAGCTGAGTCACCTCCCGGAGGAGTCCGTCTCCGCCCTGGAGACCATCCTGCACACCACCGAGCGCCCCACTCGCGGCACCTTCCACGCAGGGCGCGGCCACGACTACCGCACCCACGACGTGGAGATGCACATCTCCGAGATCGGCCTGTGCGGCGGGCACTCGGCGTCCGGCGTCCGCGTCGACGACCACGCCCGCACCACCGTGCCGGGACTGTACGCGGCGGGCGACCTGGCCTGCGTCCCGCACAACTACATGATCGGGGCCTTCGTCTTCGGCGACCTGGCCGGCGCCGACGCGGCCCGACACCCGGCGTACGAGGGCGAGTTGCCCGCCGACCAGCTGCGGGCCGCCCACGAACTCGTCTACCGGCCGCTGCGCCACCCCGACGGCCCGCCGCAGCCCCAGGTCGAGTACAAGCTCCGCCGCTTCGTCAACGACTACGTCGCCCCGCCCAAGAGCGGCGCCCGCCTGTCGCTGGCCGTCGAGCACTTCGACCGGATGCGCGCCGATATCGCCGGCATGGGCGCCCGCACCCCGCACGAGCTGATGCGCTGCGCCGAGGTCGGTTTCATCCGCGACTGCGCCGAGATGGCCGCCCGGTCGTCGCTGGCCCGCACCGAGTCCCGCTGGGGCCTCTACCACGAGCGCACGGACCACCCACGACGCGACGACGACGCCTGGCTGCACCATCTCGACCTGCGCAAGTCCGCCACCGGCGCCATGGAGTTCACGGCCCGCCCGGTGGCGCCGTACCTCGTCCCGGTCGACGCCTACACCCCGGTGGGCGGCGCTCCCCGGTTCCTCGGCGAGGTCCACCCGGAGCGGGTCGCCACGGCGGGGCGGAGGGACACGCCGCCGGTGGGGTCCTCCACGGGCTCCGGGGCGGGTACGGCGGACACCGGGACGACGCACGCCGGGACGACGGACGAGGCGGCGCCGGGCGCCGGCGCCACGGCCGCCCGCGAGACCGGCACCGCGGCCCGTCCCGGCGCCTCCCCGCGCCTCCTCGAACTCGTCGCCCTCGCCGAGGACCAGCCGGACCTGCCCACGCTTCGCCCCTACCTCACCGACCCCGACCCGGCCGTCCGCCGCGCCGCCGTGGACGCGCTCACCGAGAGCGTCCCGCCCGGTACCGGCCGGGCCCTGGCCACCGCCCTCGCCGACCCCGACCCGGCCGTCCGCGCCGCCGCCGGCGCCTCGCTGCGGGAGCTGACCGAGGTCCTGACACCGGAGCCCGGCCTGCGGACGCCGCTGGCCGCCGCCCTGCACGGGCCGGACGCCGTGGTCCGCTCGGCGGCCCTGGAGGTGCTGCGCGGGCTCCGGCTCGGCGACCGCTCCCTCTTCGCCGCCGCGCTCGCCGACCCGGCGGTGGAGGTGCGCCTCCAGGCCGTCCGCGGCCTGGTCTCCCTCGACGCGCCCGACGCCCTGCGACCGGCCACGGCGGACCCCTCCCGCGAGGTCCGGGTGGCCGTCGCGCACGGCCTCGGCACGGTCGGCGGCCCCGCCGACCTGGCGGCGCCGCTGCGCGACGAGGACCTCCTCGTCCGGGCCGCCGCGCTCGCGGCCCTCGCCACCACCGGCTGCCCGCCGCCGTACGACGCGGCGGCGGTCGTGGCCCTCGGCGACGACGCCTGGCAGGTCCGGGCCGGCGCCGCCACGGCCCTGGCGGCCGCCGCCCCCGGGCTCGCCGTGTCCGCGCTGCGCTCCGCGCTCCGCGACGGGCACGCGGACGTGCGCAGGGCCGGGGTCCTCGCGCTGCGCGCGCACTCCGGCCACGAGGACGCCCGCCGGGCCTGGGCCACGGTCGCGGACGACCCGGACGCCGACGTCCGCGCCCACGCCCGGCTCGCCTCGAAGGAGTGA
- a CDS encoding PP2C family protein-serine/threonine phosphatase has product MPSFSPRWPRYVEFAPSILVAGGLTWDAFSPADYWGDPMLTAASVTAGALLSLRHTLAIGAAILVGVFALTVKDGTADSLEGHLELINTLFAAFMGLGVNRVIARHGRHLDVVRSVAEAAQRAVLPAPPERIGRLAIAARYQAAQSEARIGGDAYAVQRTPFGVRLMIADVRGKGLGAVSAVSVLLGAFREAAEQEPDLRALADRMEHALLRESEHTSEENRLEGFITALICEILPGAAGLRLLNCGHPAPYLCHDDEVRPLEVAAPGLPLGMGTLGAARSGPTDWPFPAGSTLLLVTDGVTEARDHAGMFYDPATQLADHGPFRGPRELIDRLAADIEDWTGGPRDDDMAVLAITRQVTGRGRAAVRGSSAAR; this is encoded by the coding sequence ATGCCCTCTTTCTCCCCGCGTTGGCCCCGGTACGTCGAATTCGCTCCGAGCATCCTGGTCGCCGGAGGACTCACCTGGGACGCGTTCTCGCCGGCGGACTACTGGGGCGACCCGATGCTGACGGCCGCCAGCGTGACCGCCGGTGCGCTGCTCTCCCTGCGGCACACCCTGGCGATCGGCGCCGCCATCCTCGTGGGCGTCTTCGCCCTGACGGTGAAGGACGGCACCGCCGACAGCCTCGAAGGTCATCTGGAGCTGATCAACACCCTCTTCGCCGCGTTCATGGGCCTCGGGGTCAACCGGGTGATCGCCCGCCACGGGCGCCATCTGGACGTCGTCCGGTCGGTGGCGGAGGCCGCCCAGCGCGCCGTGCTGCCCGCCCCGCCGGAGCGCATCGGACGGCTGGCGATCGCCGCCCGCTACCAGGCGGCGCAGAGCGAGGCCCGGATCGGCGGCGACGCCTACGCCGTCCAGCGCACGCCGTTCGGCGTACGGCTGATGATCGCCGATGTGCGGGGCAAGGGGCTCGGGGCGGTCAGCGCGGTGTCGGTGCTGCTGGGCGCCTTCCGCGAGGCCGCCGAGCAGGAGCCCGACCTGCGGGCGCTGGCCGACCGCATGGAGCACGCGCTGCTGCGGGAGAGCGAGCACACCTCGGAGGAGAACCGCCTCGAAGGCTTCATCACGGCCCTGATCTGCGAGATCCTCCCGGGCGCCGCCGGGCTGCGGTTGCTGAACTGCGGCCACCCCGCGCCCTACCTCTGCCACGACGACGAGGTGCGCCCGCTGGAGGTCGCCGCCCCGGGCCTTCCGCTGGGCATGGGCACCCTGGGCGCGGCACGGAGCGGGCCCACCGACTGGCCGTTCCCGGCGGGCAGCACCCTGCTGCTGGTCACCGACGGGGTGACGGAGGCCAGGGACCACGCCGGGATGTTCTACGACCCCGCGACGCAACTGGCGGACCACGGCCCGTTCCGGGGCCCCCGGGAGCTGATCGACCGCTTGGCCGCGGACATCGAGGACTGGACCGGCGGGCCGCGCGACGACGACATGGCGGTCCTCGCGATCACCCGGCAGGTGACGGGGCGCGGGCGGGCCGCCGTCAGGGGCAGCAGCGCCGCACGCTGA
- a CDS encoding M4 family metallopeptidase, translating to MRRPHIRRHRLAVAVAVTTAATLTAGVAGTASASSTASPVAAPSASTHAPQKVVDAARAAAFAHAPATGVGKKDTLKATDTLVDPDGRQHVRFVRTHRGLPVLGGDLVVHLTADSAYEGVTRAYRHRVDVPDTDPKLSAGEARTKAAAVAKGHAGEAQLVVDARADRTTLAYRVEVAGSRTAEAGGARTVILDAASGAVLSNAPVDDSFLSPAVQAKLRARGERLNPATGSLTPAPAATAEAAGTAGFPSAATGSGASFFVGKVPLSTTRTAQKSFTLKDSTRGNTETRDAGDKELGKFSDGKAFTSATNRWGNGTTNSRATAAVDAQYGITSTLDFYKKTFGRKGIKNDGRGARALVHFGKKVGNAYWSSDCGCMLYGDGDGKTFAKPLVVLDVTGHELTHGVVDATANLQPTRVDEEGNQFGEPGALNESLADIFGSAVEFSTNNPKNPPNYLMGEKLGLSQKFLRRLDKPSLDKLEGTVDYWSKASYDTEVHAGSGVSSHAFYLLAEGSGKKTIGGVAYDSPTYKGTKVTGIGRSKATAIFYRALTRYMVSTTDFHDARNATLRAAKDLYGATSTAYKTVDKAWAAVNVTAANAPAGNH from the coding sequence GTGCGTAGACCCCACATACGCAGACACCGCCTGGCCGTCGCCGTCGCCGTCACGACGGCCGCAACGCTCACCGCGGGGGTGGCGGGCACTGCCTCCGCCAGCTCCACGGCCTCGCCGGTTGCTGCACCCTCTGCTTCAACTCACGCTCCGCAGAAGGTCGTTGACGCGGCCCGCGCCGCCGCGTTCGCGCACGCCCCGGCCACCGGAGTCGGCAAGAAGGACACCCTCAAGGCCACGGACACCCTCGTCGATCCGGACGGCCGTCAGCACGTGCGCTTCGTCCGCACCCACCGCGGACTGCCGGTGCTCGGTGGCGACCTCGTCGTCCACCTGACCGCCGACTCGGCGTACGAGGGCGTGACCCGCGCCTACCGCCACCGGGTCGACGTGCCCGACACGGACCCCAAGCTGTCGGCGGGCGAGGCCCGGACGAAGGCCGCCGCCGTCGCGAAGGGCCACGCCGGCGAGGCCCAACTCGTCGTCGACGCCCGCGCGGACCGGACCACACTGGCCTACCGGGTGGAGGTGGCCGGCAGCCGTACCGCCGAGGCCGGCGGCGCCCGTACCGTCATTCTCGACGCGGCCTCCGGAGCGGTGCTCAGCAACGCCCCGGTCGACGACTCCTTCCTGTCGCCGGCCGTCCAGGCCAAGCTGCGCGCCCGGGGCGAGCGGCTCAACCCCGCGACGGGCTCGCTCACTCCCGCCCCGGCCGCCACGGCCGAGGCCGCCGGCACCGCCGGCTTCCCGTCGGCGGCCACCGGTTCCGGCGCGTCCTTCTTCGTCGGCAAGGTGCCGCTGTCCACCACCCGGACCGCGCAGAAGTCCTTCACCCTCAAGGACTCCACCCGCGGCAACACCGAGACCCGCGACGCCGGCGACAAGGAACTGGGGAAGTTCTCCGACGGCAAGGCGTTCACCAGCGCCACCAACCGCTGGGGCAACGGCACCACCAACAGCCGGGCGACCGCCGCGGTCGACGCCCAGTACGGCATCACCAGCACCCTGGACTTCTACAAGAAGACCTTCGGCCGCAAGGGCATCAAGAACGACGGCCGCGGGGCCCGTGCCCTGGTGCACTTCGGCAAGAAGGTCGGCAACGCCTACTGGTCCTCGGACTGCGGCTGCATGCTCTACGGCGACGGCGACGGCAAGACGTTCGCCAAGCCGCTGGTGGTGCTGGACGTCACCGGCCATGAGCTGACCCACGGCGTCGTCGACGCGACGGCCAACCTCCAGCCCACCCGGGTCGACGAGGAGGGCAACCAGTTCGGCGAGCCCGGTGCGCTCAACGAGTCGCTGGCGGACATCTTCGGCAGCGCGGTCGAGTTCTCGACCAACAACCCGAAGAACCCGCCGAACTACCTGATGGGCGAGAAGCTCGGCCTCTCCCAGAAGTTCCTGCGCCGTCTGGACAAGCCGTCCCTCGACAAGCTCGAGGGCACCGTCGACTACTGGTCGAAGGCGTCCTACGACACCGAGGTGCACGCCGGTTCCGGTGTCTCCTCGCACGCCTTCTACCTGCTCGCCGAGGGCAGCGGCAAGAAGACCATCGGCGGCGTCGCCTACGACTCCCCCACGTACAAGGGCACGAAGGTGACCGGCATCGGCCGGAGCAAGGCGACGGCGATCTTCTACCGGGCGCTCACCCGGTACATGGTCTCCACGACCGACTTCCACGACGCGCGCAACGCGACGCTGCGCGCGGCCAAGGATCTGTACGGCGCCACGAGCACCGCGTACAAGACGGTCGACAAGGCCTGGGCCGCGGTGAACGTGACGGCGGCCAACGCGCCCGCCGGCAACCACTGA